One Rhizobium sp. NRK18 genomic window carries:
- a CDS encoding winged helix-turn-helix transcriptional regulator: protein MSKDGYNQFCPVAKACELLEPRWTLLLLCEMWSGSTRFNEIRRGVPGMSPTLMSKRLKEMEENGLIVRHCNERTGDINYLTTPLCDELQPIVHALGEWAHRNIDAEVTLEHLDARLLMWNMRRKVDVTALPPGRRSVIKFTFQELPREEQDYWLISRPGGVPDLCVIDPGHDVDLFILADLKALTSAWMGHASLAAEIARERIVLVGDQEIAAAIGRWMVRSSYAGDRRPMTDCRRVV from the coding sequence ATGTCGAAAGATGGGTACAATCAGTTTTGTCCGGTCGCCAAGGCCTGCGAGCTTCTCGAGCCGCGCTGGACGCTTCTTCTGCTTTGCGAAATGTGGTCGGGCTCCACGCGCTTCAACGAGATCCGACGCGGCGTGCCCGGCATGTCGCCGACATTGATGTCCAAGCGGCTGAAGGAGATGGAGGAGAACGGCCTCATCGTCCGGCACTGCAACGAGCGGACGGGCGACATCAACTATCTGACGACGCCGCTCTGCGACGAATTGCAGCCGATCGTCCACGCCCTGGGGGAATGGGCCCACCGCAACATCGACGCCGAGGTGACATTGGAGCATCTCGATGCGCGCCTGCTGATGTGGAACATGCGCCGGAAGGTCGATGTCACCGCTTTGCCGCCCGGCCGGCGCTCCGTCATCAAGTTCACCTTCCAGGAGCTGCCGCGCGAAGAGCAGGATTACTGGCTGATCTCGCGGCCCGGCGGCGTCCCGGACTTGTGTGTCATCGATCCCGGCCACGACGTCGACCTCTTCATCCTCGCCGACCTGAAGGCCCTGACGTCGGCTTGGATGGGCCATGCCAGCCTTGCCGCCGAAATCGCCCGGGAGCGGATCGTCCTCGTCGGCGATCAGGAGATTGCCGCCGCGATCGGTCGCTGGATGGTGCGCAGCTCCTATGCCGGTGATCGGCGGCCGATGACCGATTGCCGGCGCGTGGTCTAG
- a CDS encoding YkgJ family cysteine cluster protein, with the protein MLRVRRGLCRLMSEQRFLCTACGLCCHGLLPLTIAEALSGAGRFPLAISITPVKVKTPGHAGVGEIAATIAVTRKKTMPILVTPVSFVPAHLPCPELDGDGLCSIHATKPLRCRTMPFYPYRDEAHQANMLTPRPGWLCETGEEAPVVYRDRRIVDRTDFDAERDALVDQAPALRRYADLLLKHAPAHHARVLKAAQSPVPGRVIVSFVSYLRYDNRLDLLDFAARQLPVLEVWAEKTAGDPKAAEHHRYYTEAMAELQRYRR; encoded by the coding sequence ATGCTGCGGGTCCGCCGCGGCCTCTGCCGGCTGATGAGCGAACAGCGGTTCCTCTGCACCGCCTGCGGCCTTTGTTGCCACGGCCTGCTGCCGCTGACGATCGCCGAGGCGCTTTCGGGCGCCGGCCGCTTTCCGCTGGCAATCAGCATCACGCCGGTCAAGGTCAAGACCCCGGGCCATGCGGGCGTCGGCGAGATCGCCGCGACGATCGCCGTCACCCGCAAGAAGACCATGCCGATCCTGGTGACGCCGGTCTCCTTCGTGCCCGCGCATCTTCCCTGTCCGGAGCTTGACGGCGACGGCCTCTGTTCCATCCACGCGACCAAGCCGCTGCGCTGCCGCACCATGCCCTTCTATCCCTACAGGGACGAGGCGCATCAGGCCAACATGCTCACCCCGCGCCCCGGCTGGCTCTGCGAGACCGGCGAGGAAGCGCCCGTCGTCTACCGCGACCGCCGGATCGTCGACCGCACCGATTTCGACGCCGAACGCGACGCCCTCGTCGACCAGGCCCCGGCGCTGCGGCGCTATGCTGACCTGCTTCTCAAACACGCGCCCGCCCACCACGCCCGCGTCCTCAAGGCTGCCCAATCCCCCGTCCCCGGCCGCGTCATCGTCAGCTTCGTCTCGTACCTGCGCTACGACAACCGCCTCGACCTCCTGGATTTCGCCGCCCGCCAGCTGCCGGTTCTGGAGGTCTGGGCGGAGAAGACGGCGGGAGACCCGAAGGCGGCGGAACACCACCGATACTACACCGAAGCCATGGCCGAGCTGCAGCGCTACAGGCGGTGA
- a CDS encoding YchJ family protein, whose protein sequence is MTSCPCGSGRAFADCCSPYLNGEPAPTAEALIRSRYTAFTLGDLDYVERTITDHAAASFNRVDMESALPGTEWLGLEIRDTEAGGEGDDTGTVRFAFSFRANGRPFTQVERATFLRVDGEWRFHDSEINPKSEPVRVAHVGRNDPCPCGSGKKYKKCCGSAAASAG, encoded by the coding sequence ATGACGTCCTGTCCCTGCGGCTCCGGTCGGGCATTTGCAGACTGCTGCTCGCCTTATCTCAACGGCGAGCCGGCGCCGACGGCCGAAGCGCTGATCCGCTCGCGCTACACCGCCTTCACGCTCGGCGATCTCGATTATGTCGAGCGCACGATCACCGACCACGCCGCCGCCTCCTTCAACCGCGTCGACATGGAAAGCGCGCTGCCGGGCACCGAATGGCTGGGGCTGGAAATCCGCGACACGGAGGCCGGCGGCGAGGGCGACGACACGGGCACCGTCCGCTTCGCCTTCAGCTTCCGCGCCAATGGCCGCCCGTTCACCCAGGTCGAGCGCGCCACCTTCCTGCGCGTCGATGGCGAATGGCGCTTCCACGACAGCGAGATCAACCCGAAGTCCGAGCCCGTCCGCGTCGCCCATGTCGGCCGCAACGATCCGTGCCCCTGCGGCTCGGGCAAGAAATACAAGAAATGCTGCGGGTCCGCCGCGGCCTCTGCCGGCTGA
- a CDS encoding LysR family transcriptional regulator, giving the protein MNELNGRRLEIDALRALWAIRQHGGITRAADALGLSQSAVSRKIRRLETNLDCELLSRKPGAPVFTVAGEDLLSYAARILVLHDEALSSLSKTALAGRLALGFTEDTACTDIARVLGRFRRLHPQVAVRTKVRMSLLLRAMLERGELDAAIIQVFAHDVRPTDIVLLRECLHWVKHPELALPRSEPIPFLSFDNDCFYRQWALDIGQDGGVALDTVFECSSAAGIVSAVNSGLGVALLSDRHLRPDMQVVTDGLPQPPALAYVIRRARKGRNPALDTLVAEIETEISRYGGLVLAG; this is encoded by the coding sequence GTGAACGAACTCAATGGTCGGCGACTGGAAATAGATGCCTTGCGCGCCCTTTGGGCGATCCGCCAGCATGGCGGCATCACCCGCGCGGCCGATGCCCTCGGCCTGTCGCAGTCGGCGGTCAGCCGCAAGATCAGGCGGCTGGAGACCAATCTCGATTGCGAATTGCTGTCGCGCAAGCCCGGCGCCCCGGTATTCACCGTCGCCGGAGAGGATCTGCTGAGCTATGCCGCCCGCATCCTCGTCCTGCACGACGAGGCGCTGTCGAGCCTGTCGAAGACCGCGCTTGCCGGCCGGCTCGCGCTCGGCTTCACCGAGGATACGGCCTGCACCGACATCGCCCGCGTTCTCGGCCGCTTCCGGCGTCTGCATCCGCAGGTGGCGGTCCGCACCAAGGTCCGCATGAGCCTTCTGCTGAGGGCGATGCTGGAGCGCGGCGAGCTGGACGCCGCCATCATCCAGGTCTTCGCCCACGACGTTCGCCCGACCGACATCGTGCTGTTGCGGGAATGCCTCCATTGGGTCAAGCATCCGGAACTCGCCTTGCCGCGGTCGGAGCCCATTCCCTTCCTCTCCTTCGACAATGATTGTTTCTATCGCCAGTGGGCGCTCGACATCGGCCAGGATGGCGGCGTGGCGCTGGATACGGTCTTCGAATGCTCCAGCGCCGCCGGCATCGTTTCTGCCGTCAATTCCGGCCTCGGCGTCGCGCTTCTGAGTGATCGCCATCTGCGTCCGGACATGCAGGTCGTAACCGACGGCCTGCCGCAGCCGCCGGCGCTCGCCTACGTGATCCGACGCGCCCGAAAGGGTCGCAACCCGGCGCTCGACACCCTCGTCGCCGAAATCGAGACCGAGATCAGCCGCTACGGCGGCCTCGTCCTGGCCGGCTGA
- a CDS encoding DMT family transporter: MTDPSLTLPAPVSRRLLWPLTATLLVIAWSSGFVGTRYASDQASVMLVLFWRTLLSGLILLPFALTIGPRMRARAVLEQMAYGVMIVFLYLGGFALAIEQHVPTGLVALISDLVPLAIAALAQPLLGERLSARQWLGTTIAIAGVLVVSFDSLTFGTAPIWAYGLTVGSMLIFALASVLQKRRRTIHMPVHQCISIQMLTGAALFGTVAAMQGGLAPPLTAEFAIGMAWLVLIATFAAYSIYYTSLRLFPVAKVSAVIYLSPAVTMVWGWAMFSEPLTATMFVGLAITFVGVWLTSNG, from the coding sequence ATGACCGATCCGTCGCTCACTCTTCCCGCCCCCGTTTCCCGCCGGCTCCTGTGGCCGCTGACAGCGACGCTGCTGGTGATCGCGTGGAGTTCCGGCTTCGTCGGCACGCGCTATGCCAGCGACCAGGCGAGCGTGATGCTGGTCCTGTTCTGGCGCACGCTGCTGTCGGGGTTGATCCTGCTGCCGTTCGCGCTGACGATCGGGCCGCGGATGCGGGCGCGGGCGGTGCTGGAGCAGATGGCATACGGCGTCATGATCGTGTTTCTGTATCTCGGCGGTTTCGCGCTGGCGATCGAACAGCACGTGCCGACAGGGCTCGTGGCGCTGATCTCGGATCTCGTGCCGCTGGCGATCGCCGCCCTGGCGCAGCCGCTTCTCGGCGAAAGGCTGAGCGCACGGCAATGGCTCGGCACCACGATCGCGATTGCCGGCGTGCTCGTGGTCTCATTCGACAGCCTCACCTTCGGCACCGCGCCGATCTGGGCCTACGGGCTGACCGTCGGTTCCATGCTGATCTTCGCGCTCGCCTCCGTGCTGCAGAAGCGCCGGCGGACCATCCACATGCCGGTCCACCAGTGCATCTCCATCCAGATGCTGACCGGCGCGGCGCTGTTTGGCACCGTCGCCGCCATGCAGGGCGGCCTTGCGCCACCATTGACCGCGGAATTCGCCATCGGCATGGCGTGGCTGGTGCTGATCGCCACCTTCGCGGCCTACTCGATCTATTACACCAGCCTGCGCCTGTTCCCCGTCGCCAAGGTGAGTGCGGTGATCTATCTCAGCCCGGCGGTCACCATGGTGTGGGGCTGGGCGATGTTTTCCGAACCGCTGACGGCGACGATGTTCGTCGGCCTGGCGATCACCTTTGTCGGCGTCTGGCTGACTTCGAACGGCTGA
- a CDS encoding helicase HerA-like C-terminal domain-containing protein, which yields MLKDGMIYVGTSRNPDDSINKGEYLDLKYGNRHGLVTGATGTGKTVSLQILAEGFSNAGVPVFCADIKGDLSGIAAMGQPKDFLLKRAEQIGLEPYDFQEFPVIFWDLFGEKGHRVRTTIAEMGPLLLARLMDASEAQEGVLNIAFKIADQGGLPLLDLKDLQSLLNYMAEQASELSKQFGLISASSVASLQRGLLVLEQQGAEEFFGEPALKISDIMRVTNDGRGAVSVLAADKLMMNPRLYATFLLWLLSELFEELPEVGDPEKPKLVFFFDEAHLLFNDAPKVLIERVEQVVRLIRSKGVGVFFVTQNPLDVPETVLAQLGNRVQHALRAYTPREQKAVRTAADTFRPNPAFDCATAITTLGTGEALVSMLETKGAPSIVERTLIRPPAGRLGPLTDAERTQVMSVSPVAGVYDKDIDRESAFEILAARAQKAAEQAAAQRQAEEEAEQAEASASKRWTLPGFGDDEDSSTTSSNRKTTTTRRSYQRETVIEAAMKSAARSVASSVGRAIVRGILGSLKR from the coding sequence ATGCTGAAAGACGGGATGATCTATGTCGGAACCAGCCGCAACCCGGACGACAGCATCAACAAGGGCGAATATCTCGACCTGAAATACGGCAACCGGCACGGGCTGGTGACCGGGGCGACCGGCACCGGCAAGACGGTGAGCCTGCAGATCCTGGCGGAAGGCTTTTCGAATGCCGGCGTGCCGGTGTTCTGCGCCGACATCAAGGGCGACCTGTCCGGCATCGCCGCCATGGGCCAGCCGAAGGATTTTCTTCTGAAACGCGCCGAGCAGATCGGCCTCGAACCCTATGATTTCCAGGAATTTCCGGTGATCTTCTGGGACCTGTTCGGCGAGAAGGGCCACCGGGTGCGCACCACGATCGCCGAAATGGGCCCACTGCTGCTCGCCCGGCTGATGGATGCGTCCGAAGCGCAGGAAGGTGTGCTCAACATCGCCTTCAAGATCGCCGACCAGGGCGGGCTGCCGCTTCTCGATCTGAAAGACCTGCAATCGCTGCTGAACTACATGGCCGAGCAGGCTTCCGAGCTTTCCAAGCAGTTCGGCCTCATCTCCGCCTCCTCCGTCGCCTCGCTGCAGCGCGGGCTTCTGGTGCTCGAGCAGCAGGGCGCGGAAGAATTCTTCGGCGAGCCGGCGCTGAAGATTTCCGACATCATGCGCGTGACCAATGACGGGCGCGGCGCGGTCTCGGTGCTCGCCGCCGACAAGCTGATGATGAACCCCAGGCTTTACGCCACCTTCCTCCTCTGGCTGCTCTCGGAGCTGTTCGAGGAGCTTCCGGAAGTCGGCGATCCGGAGAAGCCGAAGCTCGTCTTCTTCTTCGACGAGGCGCATCTCCTCTTCAACGACGCTCCGAAGGTGCTGATCGAGCGTGTGGAACAGGTGGTGCGCCTGATCCGCTCAAAGGGCGTCGGCGTGTTCTTCGTCACGCAGAACCCGCTCGACGTGCCGGAAACCGTGCTCGCCCAGCTCGGCAACCGCGTGCAGCATGCGCTGCGCGCCTATACGCCGCGCGAGCAGAAGGCGGTCAGGACGGCGGCCGACACCTTCCGTCCCAACCCGGCCTTCGACTGCGCCACCGCGATCACCACGCTCGGCACCGGCGAGGCGCTGGTCTCGATGCTGGAGACGAAAGGCGCGCCGTCGATCGTCGAGCGCACGCTGATCCGCCCGCCGGCCGGTCGCCTCGGCCCGCTGACCGACGCCGAACGCACGCAGGTAATGTCCGTCAGCCCGGTCGCCGGCGTCTACGACAAGGACATCGACCGCGAATCCGCCTTCGAAATCCTCGCCGCCCGCGCCCAGAAGGCCGCCGAACAGGCAGCCGCCCAGAGGCAAGCCGAAGAAGAGGCCGAACAGGCCGAGGCGAGCGCCTCGAAGCGCTGGACCCTGCCCGGCTTCGGCGACGACGAGGACAGCTCCACTACCAGCTCCAACCGCAAGACGACAACGACGCGCCGCAGCTACCAGCGCGAAACGGTGATCGAGGCGGCCATGAAGAGCGCCGCAAGGTCGGTGGCCTCGTCGGTCGGCCGGGCGATCGTGAGGGGGATTTTGGGGAGTTTGAAAAGGTAG
- a CDS encoding winged helix-turn-helix transcriptional regulator: MTLRRLERNGLIERKVTVTSPIAVEYSITPLGRTLQDPFLALYDWALDHRQDLADAQTRFDDRG, from the coding sequence CTGACGCTGCGCCGGCTGGAACGCAACGGCCTGATCGAGCGGAAGGTGACGGTCACCTCGCCGATCGCGGTGGAATACTCCATCACCCCGCTCGGCCGCACCCTGCAGGACCCGTTCCTCGCCCTCTACGACTGGGCGCTGGACCACCGGCAGGACCTGGCCGACGCACAGACCCGTTTCGATGACAGGGGGTAG
- a CDS encoding VOC family protein produces MKEGGFIWYELMTSDTEAAAAFYGTVIGWTAKKADNTTAGGMDYTTFHVPGYEAGTAGMMAITPDMAKNGVRPAWVGYVCVDDVDAKANDFWEAGGRVHMPATDIPGIGRFAVVADPHGAVIYLFKPQMPDGPVPEMPKMPTPGTFGWHELYAGDGPEAFDFYAKMFRWKKGQGMDMGPMGTYQLFQYEGADLGGIMTKMPDMPVPFWNYYICADAIDAAKDRVEAAGGKVVNGPMEVPGGSWVIQCLDPQGATFALVAPKR; encoded by the coding sequence ATGAAGGAAGGCGGATTTATCTGGTACGAGCTGATGACCTCCGATACCGAGGCTGCGGCCGCGTTTTACGGGACGGTGATCGGCTGGACGGCGAAGAAGGCCGACAACACGACCGCCGGCGGCATGGACTACACGACCTTCCACGTGCCGGGCTATGAAGCGGGAACGGCCGGCATGATGGCGATAACGCCGGACATGGCGAAGAACGGCGTCCGCCCTGCCTGGGTCGGCTATGTCTGCGTCGACGACGTCGACGCCAAGGCCAACGACTTCTGGGAAGCGGGCGGCCGGGTGCACATGCCGGCGACAGATATTCCCGGCATCGGCCGTTTCGCCGTCGTCGCCGATCCGCATGGCGCGGTGATCTATCTCTTCAAGCCGCAGATGCCGGACGGTCCCGTGCCGGAAATGCCGAAAATGCCGACGCCCGGCACCTTCGGCTGGCACGAACTCTACGCCGGCGACGGCCCGGAAGCCTTCGACTTCTATGCCAAGATGTTCCGCTGGAAGAAAGGGCAGGGCATGGATATGGGGCCGATGGGCACCTACCAGCTGTTTCAGTACGAAGGCGCCGATCTCGGCGGCATCATGACCAAGATGCCGGACATGCCGGTTCCCTTCTGGAACTACTACATCTGCGCCGACGCAATCGATGCGGCCAAGGACCGGGTCGAAGCCGCCGGCGGCAAGGTCGTCAACGGCCCGATGGAAGTGCCCGGCGGCTCCTGGGTCATCCAGTGCCTCGATCCGCAGGGCGCAACCTTCGCACTGGTGGCGCCGAAGCGCTGA
- a CDS encoding MarR family winged helix-turn-helix transcriptional regulator codes for MSNKQPVPYSTTIHVRDHCLCLHAQRAARALARRFDNALKPYGVTNGQFSLMMSLNRPEPPTLGSVANLLAMDRTTLTAALKPLEKRGWITSKADPKDRRSRLLVLTEDGASVLADALWVWKSVHQELEKEKPQLDFDQLRHDLAELS; via the coding sequence ATGTCAAACAAGCAACCCGTTCCCTATTCCACCACGATCCATGTCCGCGATCATTGCCTGTGCCTGCATGCGCAGCGCGCCGCGCGGGCGCTTGCCCGGCGCTTCGACAATGCGCTGAAACCCTATGGCGTGACGAACGGGCAGTTTTCCCTGATGATGTCGCTCAACCGGCCGGAACCGCCGACGCTCGGCTCGGTCGCCAATCTCCTGGCCATGGACCGCACCACGCTGACGGCAGCCCTCAAACCGCTCGAAAAGCGAGGATGGATCACCAGCAAGGCCGACCCGAAGGACCGCCGCTCGCGGCTGCTGGTGCTGACGGAAGACGGCGCGTCCGTGCTTGCCGATGCTCTGTGGGTATGGAAGTCGGTTCACCAGGAACTGGAAAAGGAAAAGCCGCAGCTGGATTTCGACCAGCTGCGGCATGATCTCGCGGAATTGTCCTGA
- a CDS encoding organic hydroperoxide resistance protein, with the protein MAILYRTQATAVGGRAGNAKSDDGVLDVTLTVPKELGGDGARGTNPEQLFAAGYSACFTGALGAAARNAKVKLPADTTVTAKVGIGPRDDGTGFGIEVSIEASLPGMERELAEKLVADAHIICPYSHAMRTATEVSATLAG; encoded by the coding sequence ATGGCAATTCTCTACCGGACCCAGGCCACCGCCGTCGGCGGTCGTGCCGGCAATGCGAAGTCGGATGATGGCGTTCTCGACGTGACGCTGACCGTGCCGAAGGAACTCGGCGGTGACGGTGCGCGCGGCACCAATCCGGAGCAGCTGTTTGCCGCAGGCTACTCCGCCTGCTTCACCGGCGCGCTCGGTGCGGCTGCCCGCAATGCCAAGGTGAAGCTGCCGGCGGATACGACGGTGACGGCCAAGGTCGGCATCGGCCCGCGCGACGACGGCACCGGTTTCGGTATTGAAGTGTCGATCGAGGCGAGCCTGCCGGGCATGGAACGCGAACTGGCCGAAAAGCTGGTGGCCGACGCCCACATCATCTGCCCCTACAGCCACGCCATGCGTACCGCGACCGAAGTCAGCGCCACGCTGGCCGGCTGA
- a CDS encoding MarR family winged helix-turn-helix transcriptional regulator — translation MSKDPFTLENQLCFALYSASHAFTRAYKPVLEPLGLTYPQYLVMLALWEKGPLTVKAIGEALMLDSGTLSPLLKRLEQVGLIVRRRDSKDERQVVITLTDQGKALEATTRKAVQPVMEAVGCALDSPPEIRDALNTLRRSLMLLPQTCKPADRPE, via the coding sequence ATGAGCAAAGACCCGTTCACATTGGAAAACCAGCTGTGCTTCGCGCTCTATTCCGCGAGCCATGCGTTCACCCGCGCCTACAAGCCCGTGCTCGAACCGCTGGGGCTAACCTATCCGCAGTATCTGGTCATGCTGGCGCTGTGGGAAAAAGGCCCCCTCACCGTCAAGGCGATCGGCGAGGCGCTGATGCTTGATTCCGGTACGCTGTCGCCGCTTCTCAAACGCCTGGAGCAGGTCGGACTGATCGTCCGCCGGCGTGACAGCAAGGACGAGCGGCAGGTGGTGATCACGCTGACCGACCAGGGCAAGGCGCTGGAGGCTACGACCCGGAAGGCCGTTCAGCCGGTGATGGAGGCGGTCGGCTGCGCGCTCGACAGCCCGCCAGAGATCCGCGACGCGCTCAACACACTACGTCGCAGCCTGATGCTTCTTCCGCAGACTTGTAAACCGGCTGATCGCCCGGAATGA
- a CDS encoding GGDEF domain-containing protein, protein MADWWHVAAASAVGTLVCILLSLLFDLDAVIALPEDRRATELLNHAVVPFVIAFPNFLLASWKITQLRVARRALEVLAMTDGLTGTLNRRAFACQVDEKLSRPLKGGRPARVDALMIIDVDHFKRVNDTFGHEVGDQALQAVASAVATSLPPRALFGRLGGEEFAIFMQNTEQSVATLAAEKIRLAVAACDFKADGAIYPLSVSVGVASAHDAHSFRDLYHHADACLYAAKDDGRNRVVARHLGERMHAVA, encoded by the coding sequence ATGGCAGACTGGTGGCATGTGGCCGCGGCTTCGGCGGTCGGCACTCTGGTCTGCATTTTGTTGTCGCTGCTGTTCGATCTGGATGCGGTGATCGCCTTGCCGGAGGACCGGCGCGCGACTGAGTTGCTGAACCATGCGGTGGTCCCGTTCGTGATCGCATTCCCGAATTTTCTGCTGGCGTCGTGGAAGATCACCCAGCTGCGCGTGGCGCGACGTGCGCTCGAGGTTCTGGCGATGACCGACGGACTGACCGGCACGCTGAACCGCCGCGCCTTCGCCTGCCAGGTGGACGAGAAGCTGAGCCGGCCGCTCAAGGGCGGCAGGCCCGCCCGCGTCGACGCACTGATGATCATCGACGTCGACCACTTCAAGCGCGTCAACGATACGTTCGGCCACGAGGTTGGTGATCAGGCGCTGCAGGCCGTCGCAAGCGCGGTTGCGACAAGCCTGCCGCCGCGGGCGCTGTTCGGTCGCCTCGGCGGGGAGGAATTTGCCATCTTCATGCAGAATACGGAGCAATCCGTCGCCACGCTTGCCGCCGAGAAAATACGGCTTGCCGTCGCTGCATGCGACTTCAAGGCCGACGGCGCCATCTATCCGCTGAGCGTCAGTGTCGGTGTTGCAAGCGCGCACGACGCCCACAGCTTCCGCGACCTGTATCATCACGCCGACGCCTGTCTCTATGCGGCCAAGGATGATGGGCGCAATCGGGTCGTCGCCAGGCATCTTGGCGAAAGGATGCATGCCGTCGCCTGA
- a CDS encoding TMEM175 family protein: MTKGRLEAFSDGVIAIIITIMVLELKVPHGEELSDLLPLYPIFLSYVLSFVHIGIYWNNHHHMLHAAHHVSGGALWGNLHLLFWLSLVPFATDWMGESHFAAVPVAVYGSVLLMSAIAYYILTHCLLSLHGPDSELARALGSDRKGRWSAVAYVVAVPLALVAPYLSLAIFVGVAATWLIPDRRFERVLAGK; the protein is encoded by the coding sequence ATGACGAAGGGTAGGCTGGAAGCGTTTTCGGATGGCGTAATCGCCATCATCATCACCATCATGGTGCTCGAACTGAAGGTCCCGCATGGAGAGGAGCTGAGCGATCTTCTGCCGCTCTATCCCATCTTTCTCTCCTATGTCCTGAGCTTCGTGCACATCGGCATCTATTGGAACAACCACCATCACATGCTGCACGCCGCCCACCACGTCAGCGGCGGCGCGCTGTGGGGCAATCTGCATCTTCTGTTCTGGCTGTCGCTGGTGCCGTTTGCCACCGACTGGATGGGCGAAAGCCATTTCGCGGCGGTGCCGGTCGCCGTCTACGGTTCTGTCCTGCTGATGAGTGCGATCGCCTACTATATCCTTACCCATTGCCTCCTCTCGCTGCACGGTCCGGATTCCGAGTTGGCACGGGCGCTCGGCAGCGACCGCAAGGGGCGCTGGTCCGCCGTCGCCTATGTCGTCGCGGTGCCGCTGGCGCTTGTCGCGCCCTATCTCTCGCTAGCCATTTTCGTCGGTGTCGCCGCAACATGGCTCATCCCCGACCGCCGCTTCGAGCGCGTCCTGGCCGGTAAGTGA